The Herbiconiux sp. A18JL235 region GGTGCCGTCGTCTCCTCCGCGCTCGTCGGTGAGCGTGATGCTGAGGCCCTTGTTGAGGAAGGCCATCTGCTGGAACCGTGCGCGCAGCGTCTCGTAGTCGAAGACCACGGTCTCGAAGATGTCGGGGTTCGGCCAGAAGGTGGTCTTCGTGCCCGTCTCGTCGGTCGACTCCCCCTTCTCGAGCGGAGCGAGCGGGACGCCGATCTCGTAGCTCTGCCGGTACACGTTGCCCTGGCGGCGCACCTCGACGTCGAGCTCGCTCGACAGCGCGTTCACCACCGAGGAACCCACACCGTGCAGACCGCCCGAGACCGCGTAACCTCCACCGCCGAACTTGCCCCCGGCGTGCAGCACGGTGAGGACGACCTCGACCGTCGACTTCTTCTCGGTGGGGTGCATGTCGACCGGGATGCCGCGGCCGTTGTCGACGACCGTGATGCCGCCGTCCTTGCGCATCACGACCTCGATATGGGTCGCATAGCCCGCGAGGGCCTCGTCGACCGAGTTGTCGACGATCTCGTACACCAGGTGGTGGAGGCCGCGCGGGCCCGTCGAGCCGATGTACATGCCGGGGCGCTTGCGAACCGCCTCGAGACCTTCAAGAACCTGGATCTGGTCCGCGCCGTACTCGTTGTCAGGGTGGACCTTGTCCGATTCAGACATATAGATGGGGCTCCTTGGTGTCGCGCCCACCGGCCGGGCAAGACGACCCTTAATTCTATCAAACGAAGGGTGGGAATCGGCCCTCAGACGCCCCGCTGACGTGTTTATTTCGCGAGGTTGACCACATTTGCCCTGTCAACCGTAAGTATCGCGAGGACCCCGGCCTGGAATCGATCTGGAGCCCCGTTTCCAGGACGGGGCGTGGGGTGCTTCGAAGCGGATCGACTCGATGCCCGCGTCGGGAAACCGCTGAGCGATCGTCGTCATGATGAGCACACGCATGTGCCGCAGCTGGGTCGCCCAGGCCGTGGAGTCGCATTGCACGGTCAGCACCGAGTCGGTGATGCCGATGGGCGTCGAGTGCTCTGCGGTGTCGGGGCCGGCGATCTCCTTCCAGGCCAGCAGCAGGTCGGACTTCGCCAGCGAGCTCGTCCAGCCGAGCTCGCTCTCGAGTCCCGCCATCACGTCGCCGAGGCCACGCGGGTCGCGCCCGCTGCCGTACGGAACGTTCGCCTCGTCGTCGTCGCCGGGGCTCCTCCCCTTCTTCTGCCGCCATCTCGCGGCACGCGCATCCGAGTTCCCGAACGCCGATTTGAGGCGCAGGTAGACGTTCTGGGCCTCAGACATCGGCCGGCTCCTCGACGATGCGGCCGGCCCGTATGCGCACCGTGTGCGCGGTGAGCGCTTCGGGCACGTCGTCGTAGACCGCGGCGGTGATGAGCACCTGCTCGTAGTCCTTCACCGCATCCGCCAGCCTCGCCCGCCGGCGCTGGTCGAGCTCAGCGAAGACGTCGTCGAGGATGACGATCGGGTCGCCGGTCGAGGAGTCGGACCGCAGCAGCTCGGCGCAGGAGAGCTTCAGCGCGAGCGCGAACGACCACGACTCGCCGTGACTGGCGTAGCCCTTGGCCGGAAGGCCGTTCAGCGTGAATGAGACGTCGTCGCGGTGCGGTCCGCAGAGGGTGATGCCGCGATCACGCTCGGCGCGGGCGACACGCTCGAGCGCTGTGCGGAAAGCCTCGGCGAGCGCCTCGCGGCTGGGCGCATCCGTCGTGCCCGGCGCCGCCCTCTCCTCGTCTTCGTCGCGGTCGTCGGACTCCGGATGCTCGGCCAGCACGCTCAGCACCACCTCGAGCGCCGGCTCCTGCTCCGACCCCGCCACCGCCTGGTACGCCTCGCGCACGAACGGGGCGAGGGCCGCGACCACGGCGATGCGTTCGGCCATGATCTCGGCGCCGAGCTCCACCAGCCGCTCGTTCCAGAGTTCGAGCGTCGGCAGCTTCGCGTCACGGAGACCGGATGCGCGCGCCGACTTCAGAAGCGCGTTCCGTTGCTTGAGCACGCGCTCGTAATCGGCGAACACCCCGAGAAGGCGGGGAGTCTTGGCGCCGAGGAGCGCATCCACGAACCGCCGGCGGGTGGAGGGTTCGCCCCGGATGAGGGCTAGGTCTTCGGGCGCGAACAGCACGGTCGAGATGTACCGCGGCAGATCGCGCGGTTTCACCGCCGCCCGGTTCACCTGCGCCCGGTTGGCGGCCGAGCGGTTCAGCTGCAGTTCCACCAGCAATTCACGCTCTTCATGGCCGAGGCGTGCCCGCACGATCGCCGAGTCCCGACCGGCGCGGATGAGTGCGTGATCGGTCGAGACCCGGTGCGAGGCGAGCGTGCTGAGGTAGCCGAGCGATTCCACCAGGTTGGTCTTGCCCTGCCCGTTGCTGCCGACGAACAGGTTCGGGCCGGGCTGCAGTTCGACCTCCGCGGTCTCGTAGTTGCGGAAGTCGGTGAGGCTGAGGTGGCGGACGATCACGGCCGGCGGGACTCGGCGGGTTGTGCGGTCAGTCGAGCTCCTTGACCGCGTGACCACCGAACTGGTTGCGCAGCGCGGCGACAGCCTTCATCGAGGGCGAGTCCTCCTGGCGCGAGACGAACCTGGCGAAGATCGACGCGCTGATGGCGGGCATCGGCACGGCGTTCTCGATCGCCTCCTCGAGGGTCCAGCGGCCCTCGCCGGAGTCTTCGACGTAGCCCTGGATGTCGTGGAACTCGGGGTCGGCCTCGAGCGCACGCACGAGCAGCTCGAGCAGCCACGAGCGCACGACGGTGCCGCGCTGCCAGGCCTTGAAGGTGCCCGTGACGTCTTTGATGATGTCCTTCTTGGCGTCGAGCAGCTCGTAGCCCTCGGCGTAGGCCTGCATGATGCCGTACTCGATGCCGTTGTGCACCATCTTCGCGTAGTGGCCCGCGCCGACCTCACCCGCATGAACGAAACCCTCGTCGCGCGGGCCCTCGGGGCGAAGCGCGTCGAAGATGGGCATGGCCCGCTCGACGTTCTCGGCGGTGCCGCCCACCATCAGGCCGTAGCCGTTCTCGAGGCCCCAGACGCCGCCGGAGACACCGGCGTCCATGAACTGGATGCCCTTCGGCGCGAGGAACTCGGAGTGCTTGAAGTCCTCGGTCCACTTCGAGTTGCCGCCGTCGATGATGAGGTCGCCCTCCTCCAGCACCTCGGCCAGGTCGTGGACGACCGAGTCGGTGATGGCGCCGGCGGGAACCATCACCCAGACGATGCGAGGAGACGGCAGGGCTGCGGCGAGGGCCTTCAGGTCGGGCACGTCGCTCACAGCAGGGTTGGTGTCGTAGCCGACCACGTCGATCCCGGCGTTCTTCAGGCGGGCGCGCATGTTGTTGCCCATCTTGCCCAGGCCGATGAGTCCGATGTTCATGTTCGACTGTCTCCTTGCGTGAGGTGGTGTCAGCGCAGCAGCAGGTTGGGCTGCAGCAGGTACTTGTAGTCGTCGGAGCCGGGCTGGTCTTTCGACGACTGGCTCGTGATGAGCACCGGGCCGGGCTTGTTCGGGTTGTCGGTCTTGGTGAACGAGATGCGCACGAACTCCGAGTGCACGGCCGAGAGACCGTCGAGCAGGAACTGGGGCTTAAGCGAGACGACGGTGTCGTCTCCCGTGAGCAGTGCGTCGATCGATTCGGAGGCCTGCGCCTGCTCGGAACCGATGGCCTCGAGGGTGACGCCGTCGATCGTGAAGGTGAATCGCAGTGCCGCTTCACGCTCGAGCACGAGCGACACACGCTTGGTCGCCTCGATGAGGTCGGCGGTGTTGATGACCGCGTAGTTGTCGACGGTCTCGGGGAACAGCCGCTTCACCGGCGGGAAGTTGCCCTTGATGAGGAGCGTCGTCACGGTCTTCTTGTCGGACTTGAATGCGATGAGCTCGCGGTCGTCGCTGTTCGTGATAGCCACCGAGATGGTGCCGGCGTTGCCGAACGTCTTGCCGACCTCCTGCAGGGTGCGCGCGGGCACCAGGGCGGTCGCGGTCGTGGTGCCGGAGTCGTTGGAGTCCCAGTCGATGTTGCGCACCGCCACACGGTAACGGTCGGTGGCGACGAGCGAGATGGTGTTCTCGCTGACCTCGAGCTGAACACCCGTGATGACGGGCGTGACGTCGTCACGTGAAGCAGCGACGGCGACCTGCGAGACAGCCGCCGAGAACTGCTCGG contains the following coding sequences:
- the dnaN gene encoding DNA polymerase III subunit beta, encoding MKFQVNRDVFSEAVSFAVKLLPQRTTLPILSGVLIEANDEGLTLSSFDYEVSAQTQIAADVEEPGVVLVSGRLLSDIANRLPNAPVRFATEDSRIVVSCGSARFTLLSMPVEEYPTLPQVGAESGLLPAEQFSAAVSQVAVAASRDDVTPVITGVQLEVSENTISLVATDRYRVAVRNIDWDSNDSGTTTATALVPARTLQEVGKTFGNAGTISVAITNSDDRELIAFKSDKKTVTTLLIKGNFPPVKRLFPETVDNYAVINTADLIEATKRVSLVLEREAALRFTFTIDGVTLEAIGSEQAQASESIDALLTGDDTVVSLKPQFLLDGLSAVHSEFVRISFTKTDNPNKPGPVLITSQSSKDQPGSDDYKYLLQPNLLLR
- a CDS encoding DUF721 domain-containing protein, producing the protein MSEAQNVYLRLKSAFGNSDARAARWRQKKGRSPGDDDEANVPYGSGRDPRGLGDVMAGLESELGWTSSLAKSDLLLAWKEIAGPDTAEHSTPIGITDSVLTVQCDSTAWATQLRHMRVLIMTTIAQRFPDAGIESIRFEAPHAPSWKRGSRSIPGRGPRDTYG
- the gnd gene encoding phosphogluconate dehydrogenase (NAD(+)-dependent, decarboxylating) — translated: MTPPHARRQSNMNIGLIGLGKMGNNMRARLKNAGIDVVGYDTNPAVSDVPDLKALAAALPSPRIVWVMVPAGAITDSVVHDLAEVLEEGDLIIDGGNSKWTEDFKHSEFLAPKGIQFMDAGVSGGVWGLENGYGLMVGGTAENVERAMPIFDALRPEGPRDEGFVHAGEVGAGHYAKMVHNGIEYGIMQAYAEGYELLDAKKDIIKDVTGTFKAWQRGTVVRSWLLELLVRALEADPEFHDIQGYVEDSGEGRWTLEEAIENAVPMPAISASIFARFVSRQEDSPSMKAVAALRNQFGGHAVKELD
- the recF gene encoding DNA replication/repair protein RecF; the encoded protein is MIVRHLSLTDFRNYETAEVELQPGPNLFVGSNGQGKTNLVESLGYLSTLASHRVSTDHALIRAGRDSAIVRARLGHEERELLVELQLNRSAANRAQVNRAAVKPRDLPRYISTVLFAPEDLALIRGEPSTRRRFVDALLGAKTPRLLGVFADYERVLKQRNALLKSARASGLRDAKLPTLELWNERLVELGAEIMAERIAVVAALAPFVREAYQAVAGSEQEPALEVVLSVLAEHPESDDRDEDEERAAPGTTDAPSREALAEAFRTALERVARAERDRGITLCGPHRDDVSFTLNGLPAKGYASHGESWSFALALKLSCAELLRSDSSTGDPIVILDDVFAELDQRRRARLADAVKDYEQVLITAAVYDDVPEALTAHTVRIRAGRIVEEPADV